A genome region from Gossypium hirsutum isolate 1008001.06 chromosome A04, Gossypium_hirsutum_v2.1, whole genome shotgun sequence includes the following:
- the LOC107932710 gene encoding ribonuclease 3-like protein 2 gives MRASLDAVERILNYRFRDKRLLEDALTHSSYTDATSYERLEFVGDAALGLAFTNHVFLAYPNLDPGQLSLIRAANISTEKLARVAVKHGLFQFVRHNVVGLAQKVKEFAEAVTKENELVAHGGSMKAPKVLADVVEALAAAVYIDIRFDLISLWVIFRGLLEPIVTPEALQQQPQPVSLLFEICQKQGKYVDIKHWNNGVKNIATVFVDGEFIASGSSDRKDIAKLNAVREALQRLSTSIVVDVDSLGIDEINGSLEIKEAKQKLHKLCMKKKWPKPIYELEKDEGPPHEKKFVSAVKIPTEDGIFYITGDKKSRVKEADNSAASCMIQSLKELRYL, from the exons ATGAGAGCTTCCTTAGATGCCGTCGAGAGGATACTCAACTATAGGTTTCGAGACAAACGCCTCCTCGAAGACGCCCTGACTCACTCATCGTACACCGACGCGACGTCGTATGAGCGTCTTGAGTTCGTCGGCGACGCCGCTCTTGGCCTTGCGTTTACCAACCATGTTTTCTTGGCTTACCCCAACCTTGACCCCGGTCAACTGTCCTTGATCCGAGCTGCAAATATTAGTACCGAGAAACTTGCTCGGGTTGCCGTTAAACATGGCCTTTTTCAGTTTGTAAGACACAATGTTGTGGGTCTTGCACAAAAG GTTAAAGAATTTGCTGAGGCTGTTACTAAAGAAAATGAATTGGTGGCTCATGGTGGATCGATGAAAGCACCCAAGGTTTTAGCTGACGTTGTCGAAGCTCTGGCTGCGGCCGTTTACATTGACATCAGATTTGATCTGATATCACTCTGGGTG ATCTTTAGAGGTTTATTAGAGCCGATAGTTACGCCAGAAGCTTTACAACAACAACCTCAACCGGTTAGCTTATTGTTCGAGATATGTCAAAAGCAAGGGAAGTACGTTGACATAAAGCATTGGAATAATGGCGTAAAAAACATTGCTACTGTATTTGTTGACGGGGAGTTTATTGCTTCCGGTTCTTCGGATCGAAAAGACATTGCGAAGCTTAATGCGGTGAGGGAAGCTTTGCAAAGGTTATCGACATCCATAGTTGTTGATGTTGATTCACTCGGAATCGACGAGATTAATGGGTCTTTAGAAATCAAAGAAGCGAAGCAAAAACTGCACAAGCTTTGCATGAAAAAGAAATGGCCCAAACCTATCTACGA GCTCGAGAAAGACGAAGGTCCCCCACACGAGAAGAAATTCGTATCTGCAGTTAAAATTCCGACCGAAGATGGCATCTTTTATATCACCGGGGACAAAAAGTCGAGAGTAAAAGAAGCGGACAACTCCGCGGCTTCGTGTATGATTCAATCCCTTAAAGAACTGAGATATCTGTGA